In Fimbriiglobus ruber, a genomic segment contains:
- a CDS encoding tetratricopeptide repeat protein, which translates to MFRSVLLGLLFPAIAGAADSVPERVPAAPLTDAEAARRDALTRYGVGVLRGRNDLPVRAMKEFEAAAKADPTAAAPPRELVKLYANFGRDAAAIRAARTVLDLDPTDADTGQTLGRLLFEAKKFAEAAAVLGRAADSPRLATAPARRLGILQDQARALEKAADWAGAETTLRAAVQLASGQRDELLKSTTFPTPADLGREIGATQEHLGQSLVEQKKFPQAVEAFMTAARTFAENGDATGAARVHWNLSGALAANGNPSDALASLEKFIAFKPSGPRAYERYAELMREIGRGAVISDSLTRLATENSKNEAIRWVMAAELGKDNPAAGARSFRELADTTADPQFYRIMAGFYKTANRPDILLSLADHMYQAARGGHSDNKPPPTRTPTGLRATERARAFTAAVRAEPGLSAQIIRQATADLGAQVARSADSWELVASLAERDGRLDTAEAALWRAIRGGVLELPGSKDGESDLFSRLYGILYRQRKWNQIIELCLAAESVAANPRKQAGGGQRSYEYYRIMPLAELNRGTEALATIERFIPNAVNSRAAQLQKARVLIVLDRHAEAIALAEGLLADALKQGPASEAHDIRFVLSEAHLGLKEFTKAEAELRAILDDDPDDVQALNNLGYNLADQGRNLAEAEEMIRRAIDLNRDERVRAGNPEADYGTYLDSLGWVLFRRGRVADARTVMEKVVRLPDSSADATVWDHLGDVRFRAGDRAAARQAWEKAAVLYENSHVGRQNDRRVEVLRKLKSAE; encoded by the coding sequence ATGTTCAGATCCGTGTTGCTCGGGCTACTCTTTCCCGCGATCGCCGGTGCCGCGGACTCGGTGCCCGAGCGCGTCCCCGCGGCGCCCCTGACGGACGCGGAAGCGGCCCGGCGGGACGCCCTGACTCGATACGGGGTCGGCGTACTCCGCGGCCGCAATGACCTGCCCGTGCGGGCGATGAAGGAATTCGAGGCCGCGGCCAAGGCCGACCCGACGGCCGCCGCCCCCCCTCGCGAACTCGTGAAGCTGTACGCCAACTTCGGCCGGGATGCCGCGGCCATCCGGGCTGCCCGGACGGTTCTTGACCTCGACCCGACCGACGCCGATACCGGGCAAACACTCGGCCGCTTGCTGTTTGAAGCCAAGAAGTTTGCCGAGGCGGCAGCCGTACTCGGCCGGGCGGCCGACAGTCCCCGCCTCGCCACGGCGCCGGCTCGCCGGCTCGGCATCCTGCAAGACCAGGCCCGTGCGCTCGAAAAGGCCGCGGACTGGGCCGGGGCCGAGACCACCCTCCGCGCCGCGGTCCAACTCGCGAGCGGCCAGCGCGACGAGCTACTCAAGTCGACGACCTTCCCGACCCCCGCCGACCTCGGCAGGGAAATCGGGGCGACCCAGGAACACCTCGGCCAGTCGCTCGTCGAACAAAAGAAGTTTCCCCAGGCGGTCGAGGCGTTCATGACCGCGGCCCGGACGTTCGCCGAGAACGGCGACGCGACCGGGGCGGCCCGGGTCCACTGGAATCTGTCCGGCGCGCTGGCCGCGAACGGAAACCCGTCGGACGCGCTGGCGTCCCTGGAAAAATTCATCGCCTTCAAGCCGTCCGGACCGCGGGCCTACGAGCGGTACGCGGAGCTGATGCGGGAAATCGGCCGCGGCGCAGTCATCTCCGACAGTCTTACGCGTCTCGCGACCGAGAACTCGAAGAACGAGGCGATCCGGTGGGTGATGGCCGCCGAACTCGGCAAAGACAACCCCGCGGCCGGCGCCCGCTCGTTCCGCGAACTGGCCGATACGACCGCCGACCCGCAGTTCTACCGCATCATGGCGGGATTTTACAAAACGGCGAACCGCCCGGACATCCTACTCTCCCTCGCGGACCACATGTATCAGGCGGCCCGCGGCGGTCATTCCGATAACAAGCCCCCGCCCACCCGCACCCCGACCGGCCTCCGGGCCACGGAACGAGCCCGGGCGTTCACCGCGGCAGTGCGGGCCGAACCGGGACTTTCCGCCCAAATCATCCGGCAGGCCACGGCGGACCTCGGTGCCCAGGTCGCCCGCTCCGCCGATTCCTGGGAACTCGTCGCGTCCCTGGCCGAGCGGGACGGCCGGCTCGATACCGCCGAGGCGGCCCTCTGGCGGGCGATCCGCGGCGGCGTACTCGAACTCCCGGGCTCAAAGGACGGCGAGAGCGACCTCTTCAGTCGACTCTACGGCATTTTGTACCGTCAGCGGAAATGGAACCAGATTATCGAACTGTGTCTCGCCGCCGAATCGGTCGCGGCCAACCCGCGGAAGCAGGCCGGCGGGGGCCAACGAAGCTACGAATACTACCGCATCATGCCGCTGGCGGAACTGAACCGGGGCACCGAGGCGCTCGCGACCATCGAACGGTTCATCCCCAACGCGGTCAACTCCCGCGCCGCCCAACTTCAGAAGGCCCGCGTGCTGATCGTCCTCGACCGCCACGCGGAAGCCATCGCTCTGGCCGAAGGCCTGCTGGCCGATGCCCTGAAGCAAGGCCCCGCGAGCGAGGCCCACGACATTCGCTTCGTGTTGTCCGAAGCGCACCTGGGGCTGAAGGAATTCACCAAAGCCGAAGCTGAACTGCGGGCCATCCTCGACGACGACCCGGACGACGTGCAGGCGTTGAACAACCTGGGGTACAACCTCGCGGACCAAGGGCGCAACCTCGCCGAGGCCGAGGAAATGATCCGCCGGGCGATCGACCTGAACCGGGACGAACGGGTCCGCGCCGGGAACCCCGAGGCGGACTACGGGACGTACCTCGACAGCCTCGGCTGGGTGTTGTTCCGGCGGGGCCGCGTGGCGGACGCGCGGACCGTCATGGAAAAGGTGGTTCGCCTGCCGGACTCGTCCGCGGACGCGACCGTGTGGGACCACCTCGGCGACGTCCGGTTCCGCGCCGGGGACCGGGCCGCGGCCCGGCAGGCCTGGGAGAAGGCGGCGGTGTTGTACGAAAACTCCCACGTCGGACGGCAAAACGACCGCCGCGTCGAAGTGCTTCGGAAATTAAAATCGGCCGAGTAA